A DNA window from Arachis hypogaea cultivar Tifrunner chromosome 18, arahy.Tifrunner.gnm2.J5K5, whole genome shotgun sequence contains the following coding sequences:
- the LOC112771398 gene encoding uncharacterized protein, which produces MCSSKAKVTVGIEATNINTAATMARINGRPVLQPTCNRVPSLVERRNSIKKVLSPPLLPGKVASLTTPPVSPKSKSPRPPAVKRSSGGSDGNNGLNSSSEKIVIPRSSVTKAPSLERKKSKSFKEGSCVVEASLSYSSSLITDSPGSIAAVRREQMALQQAQRKMRIAHYGRSKSAKFERVVVPLPDPSSTTLPSKIIDEKRCSFITPNSDPIYIAYHDEEWGVPVHDDKMLFELLVLSGAQVGSDWTSTLKKRQDFRAAFSEFDAEIVANLTDKQMMSISSEYGIDISKVRGVVDNANRILEVKKDFGSFEKYIWGFVNNKPISTQYKFGHKIPVKTSKSESISKDMVRRGFRFVGPTVVHSFMQASGLTNDHLITCHRHLQCTLLAAARPYCGTP; this is translated from the exons atgtgCAGCTCCAAGGCCAAGGTAACCGTAGGCATAGAAGCCACCAACATCAACACCGCCGCAACCATGGCCAGAATCAACGGCAGGCCAGTTCTTCAACCAACATGCAACCGCGTTCCAAGCCTCGTCGAGAGGCGGAACTCCATCAAGAAAGTGCTGTCTCCGCCGCTTCTTCCAGGAAAAGTAGCCTCGTTGACGACGCCGCCGGTTTCTCCGAAATCAAAGTCGCCAAGGCCACCGGCGGTGAAGAGATCGTCCGGAGGCAGTGACGGCAACAACGGCCTCAACTCGAGCTCCGAGAAGATTGTGATCCCGAGAAGCTCGGTTACAAAGGCTCCGAGCTTGGAGAGGAAGAAGTCGAAGAGCTTCAAGGAAGGATCTTGTGTTGTTGAGGCGTCGCTGAGTTACTCTTCGTCGTTGATAACTGACTCGCCGGGGAGCATTGCGGCGGTTAGGAGGGAGCAGATGGCGCTTCAGCAGGCTCAGAGGAAGATGAGGATCGCTCATTACGGAAGATCAAAGTCTGCAAAGTTTGAAAGAGTTGTTGTTCCTCTTCCTGATCCCTCTTCAACCACTCTTCCTTCTAAAATTATTGACGAGAAGAGGTGCAGCTTTATCACACCCAATTCag ATCCAATCTATATTGCCTATCATGATGAAGAGTGGGGAGTTCCAGTTCATGATGACAA GATGCTGTTTGAACTTCTAGTTTTAAGCGGTGCTCAAGTTGGATCTGATTGGACTTCAACCTTGAAGAAACGTCAAGATTTCAG GGCTGCATTTTCAGAATTTGATGCAGAAATTGTGGCAAACTTGACCGATAAGCAAATGATGTCTATAAGTTCGGAATATGGCATTGATATCAGCAAAGTTCGAGGAGTTGTTGATAATGCTAACCGAATTTTAGAG GTTAAAAAAGACTTTGGATCATTTGAGAAATACATATGGGGGTTTGTGAATAACAAACCAATCAGCACCCAATACAAATTTGGACACAAGATCCCAGTAAAGACCTCAAAATCAGAGAGCATAAGCAAAGACATGGTTAGGAGAGGGTTCAGGTTCGTTGGTCCAACTGTGGTTCACTCATTCATGCAGGCATCTGGTCTAACTAATGACCACTTAATCACATGCCATAGGCACTTGCAATGCACCTTGCTTGCAGCAGCAAGGCCTTACTGTGGTACTCCATAG
- the LOC114925796 gene encoding uncharacterized protein produces MTTNISECVNSILKGVRNLPMCSLVKATYGRLAELFVRKGIEVEAQLGTGQQFSQHLMKCIEANLKTARCFTVTLYDRDNSEFTVSETTPTGSFSLGSYRVSLGSQTCDCRYFQALHFPCPHALACCAYSRVTWQPYVHQVYCLSSVFSVYRMGFTPPIPEGFWPPYDGPAVTPDPNKRRASEGCSRSTRIQTTMDEAYPNRPKRCGLCRQPGHTRRRTKSHGGGGDE; encoded by the coding sequence ATGACGACAAATATCTCCGAGTGTGTTAATTCAATCCTGAAGGGGGTCAGGAATCTGCCTATGTGCTCGCTGGTGAAGGCAACTTACGGGAGGTTGGCCGAACTATTCGTTCGCAAGGGGATAGAGGTTGAGGCCCAGCTGGGAaccggacaacaattcagtcaacATCTGATGAAGTGTATAGAGGCCAATCTGAAGACGGCCAGGTGCTTCACGGTAACTTTGTACGACAGAGATAACTCGGAGTTCACCGTCTCGGAGACGACTCCTACTGGTTCGTTCTCACTCGGTAGCTACAGGGTGTCACTCGGGTCTCAGACATGTGACTGTAGATACTTTCAGgcacttcatttcccgtgtcCTCATGCCCTggcatgctgtgcctattcaCGGGTAACTTGGCAGCCGTATGTCCACCAGGTGTATTGTCTTAGCTCCGTGTTCAGTGTGTACCGGATGGggttcacacctcccattcccgagggtttctggccaccataCGATGGGCCGGCAGTGACACCAGACCCCAACAAGAGGCGTGCGAGCGAGGGATGTTCCAGGTCCACCAGGATACAGACTACTATGGATGAGGCATATCCAAACAGGCCGAAGAGATGTGGGCTCTGTCGGCAACCAGGACACACACGTCGGAGGACCAAGTCAcatgggggggggggggatgagTAG